In Gemmata obscuriglobus, a single genomic region encodes these proteins:
- a CDS encoding NAD-dependent epimerase/dehydratase family protein produces the protein MSGFWLDRPTLVTGATGLVGGWVVRRLLRAQADVVCLVRDWAPDSEFERSGLSKQVKSVRGDVCDQALLERVCGEYEIDTVIHLAAQTLVPVANRNPVATFESNVQGTWALLEACRRSPKVRQIVLASSDKAYGDAEKLPYDEGTPLQGRHPYDVSKSCADLIAQSYATTYNLPVAITRCGNFYGPGDLNWNRIVPGTIRSVMRGERPVIRSDGTHIRDYFYVEDGAAAYLMLAEKLAADPTLRGEAFNFSNETQVTVLDLVRLLLDQMGTRLTPDVRNEASHEIKHQSLSAAKARARLGWEPLFTLEEGLSRTVPWYRNFLGARKAA, from the coding sequence CGATCGACCGACGCTCGTCACCGGCGCCACGGGGTTGGTGGGCGGGTGGGTCGTTCGCCGGCTCCTGCGCGCGCAGGCGGACGTGGTGTGCCTGGTCCGCGACTGGGCGCCGGACAGCGAGTTCGAGCGCAGCGGGCTCTCGAAGCAGGTGAAGTCCGTCCGCGGGGACGTGTGCGACCAGGCGCTGCTCGAGCGGGTGTGCGGCGAGTACGAGATCGACACCGTCATCCACCTCGCGGCGCAAACGCTGGTGCCGGTGGCGAACCGCAACCCGGTCGCCACCTTCGAGAGCAACGTCCAGGGCACCTGGGCGCTGCTGGAGGCGTGCCGCCGCAGCCCGAAGGTGCGGCAGATCGTCCTCGCCTCCTCCGACAAGGCCTACGGCGACGCCGAGAAGCTGCCCTACGACGAGGGCACCCCGCTCCAGGGCCGCCACCCCTACGACGTGAGCAAGTCCTGCGCGGACCTGATCGCGCAGAGCTACGCCACCACCTACAACCTGCCCGTCGCGATCACCCGGTGCGGCAACTTCTACGGCCCGGGCGACCTGAACTGGAACCGGATCGTCCCCGGCACCATCCGCTCGGTGATGCGCGGCGAGCGGCCGGTGATCCGGTCCGACGGGACGCACATCCGCGACTACTTCTACGTCGAGGACGGGGCCGCGGCGTACCTGATGCTCGCGGAGAAGCTGGCCGCCGACCCGACCCTCCGGGGCGAGGCGTTCAACTTCTCGAACGAGACCCAGGTGACCGTGCTGGACCTCGTGCGACTGCTGCTCGACCAGATGGGGACGCGCCTCACGCCCGACGTGCGGAACGAGGCGAGCCACGAGATCAAGCACCAGTCGCTCAGCGCCGCGAAGGCCCGCGCCCGGCTCGGCTGGGAGCCGCTGTTCACCCTCGAAGAGGGGCTGAGCCGGACGGTGCCCTGGTACCGCAACTTCCTGGGAGCGAGAAAAGCCGCATGA
- a CDS encoding class I SAM-dependent methyltransferase, which produces MTATAASPSCRSCGAGALSPVLSLGSTPLANALRDPAAPAAPEPTFPLDLAVCPRCSLVQITAEVPPDDLFRDYVYFSSFSDTMLRHAAELAQRVTRDERLGRDSLVVEAASNDGYLLKNYQSAGVRVLGVEPARNVARVAVERHGIPTRTEFFGRAYAHQLVSEGYRADVFHAHNVLAHVPDLNGFVAGVRALLKPSGVAVIEAPYVKDMLDGCEFDTIYHEHLCYFSLTALDACFRRHGLVIRDVERVPIHGGTLRIFAAPAESVDAVSARVTDLLAEERAWGVNTFEPYRAFAEQVSAIKKGLRALLAQLKGEGKRIAAYGASAKGSTLLNFCGIGAETLDFVVDRSTVKQGKLTPGTRLRIHAPDKLLEDMPDYTLLLTWNFADEILRQQAEYRARGGKFILPVPLPRVA; this is translated from the coding sequence ATGACCGCGACCGCCGCCTCCCCGTCCTGCCGGTCGTGCGGGGCGGGCGCGCTCTCCCCGGTGCTCTCGCTCGGGAGCACGCCCCTAGCTAACGCTCTGCGCGACCCGGCGGCCCCGGCCGCGCCCGAGCCCACGTTCCCGCTCGACCTCGCGGTGTGCCCGCGGTGCTCGCTGGTGCAGATCACCGCCGAGGTGCCGCCCGACGACCTGTTCCGCGACTACGTCTACTTCTCGTCGTTCTCCGACACGATGCTGCGGCACGCCGCGGAGCTGGCTCAGCGGGTCACGCGCGACGAGCGCCTGGGCCGCGACAGCCTCGTCGTGGAGGCCGCGAGTAACGACGGGTACCTGCTCAAGAACTACCAGAGCGCCGGCGTGCGGGTGCTCGGCGTCGAGCCCGCCCGGAACGTGGCCCGGGTGGCCGTGGAACGCCACGGCATCCCGACCCGGACCGAGTTCTTCGGCCGCGCGTACGCGCACCAGCTCGTTTCCGAGGGCTACCGCGCGGACGTGTTCCACGCGCACAACGTCCTGGCCCACGTGCCGGACCTCAACGGCTTCGTCGCCGGCGTCCGCGCCCTCCTCAAGCCGAGCGGCGTGGCGGTGATCGAGGCGCCCTACGTCAAGGACATGCTCGACGGGTGCGAGTTCGACACGATCTACCACGAGCACCTGTGCTACTTCTCGCTCACCGCCCTGGACGCGTGTTTCCGGCGGCACGGCTTGGTTATTCGTGACGTGGAGCGGGTGCCCATTCACGGCGGCACGCTCCGCATCTTCGCCGCGCCCGCCGAGAGCGTGGACGCGGTGTCGGCCCGCGTCACGGACCTGCTCGCGGAAGAGCGGGCGTGGGGCGTGAACACGTTCGAGCCGTACCGCGCGTTCGCGGAGCAGGTGTCGGCCATCAAGAAGGGGCTCCGCGCGCTGCTCGCGCAGTTGAAGGGCGAGGGCAAGCGGATCGCCGCCTATGGCGCGTCCGCGAAGGGGAGCACGCTGCTGAACTTCTGCGGGATCGGCGCGGAGACGCTCGACTTCGTGGTGGACCGCAGCACGGTGAAGCAGGGCAAGCTCACCCCGGGCACGCGGCTCCGGATCCACGCCCCGGACAAGCTGCTCGAGGACATGCCGGACTACACGCTGCTGCTCACGTGGAACTTCGCGGACGAGATCCTGCGCCAGCAGGCCGAGTACCGCGCGCGCGGCGGGAAGTTCATCCTGCCCGTCCCGCTCCCCCGCGTGGCGTAA
- the rfbC gene encoding dTDP-4-dehydrorhamnose 3,5-epimerase, producing the protein MLFLPTELPGVFVIEPEPTGDDRGLFARTYCAEEFARRGLCTQWAQCNVSFNTRAGTLRGMHWQAAPHEEVKLVRCTAGAALDVVADARPDSPTYRKWVAVELTAANRRAVYIPGGYAHGFQTFADGTELFYQMSAFYVPGAARGARWDDPALGIAWPPCDRRVIAPRDLSFPDLPT; encoded by the coding sequence ATGCTGTTCCTTCCCACCGAGCTGCCGGGCGTGTTCGTGATCGAGCCCGAGCCGACGGGCGACGACCGCGGGCTGTTCGCGCGCACCTACTGCGCGGAGGAGTTCGCCCGCCGCGGGCTCTGCACGCAGTGGGCGCAGTGCAACGTGTCGTTCAACACCCGGGCCGGCACGCTCCGCGGGATGCACTGGCAGGCGGCCCCGCACGAGGAGGTGAAGCTCGTGCGCTGCACCGCCGGGGCCGCGCTCGACGTGGTCGCCGACGCCCGGCCCGACTCGCCGACGTACCGGAAGTGGGTGGCGGTGGAGCTCACCGCCGCGAACCGCCGCGCGGTGTACATCCCGGGCGGGTACGCGCACGGGTTCCAGACGTTCGCCGACGGCACGGAACTCTTCTACCAGATGTCGGCGTTCTACGTGCCCGGGGCCGCCCGCGGCGCCCGCTGGGACGATCCCGCGCTCGGGATCGCGTGGCCGCCGTGCGACCGGCGCGTGATCGCGCCGCGCGACCTGTCTTTCCCGGACCTGCCGACATGA
- a CDS encoding NAD-dependent epimerase/dehydratase family protein, with the protein MNRLLITGATGFIGAPAVRAARGHFEVHATARAPRAPVPDGVRFHRCDVLNAAEAEQLVADVRPTHLLHLAWVATPGVYWTTPENHRWAEASKRLLSAFVRNGGRRAVVTGSCAEYDWAAAGACRETDPPARPHTTYGRCKLAFGHWAETLGAARGVNVARARLFFLYGPHEHPARLVPSVARALLAGAPAACSAGTQVRDFLHVDDAADALVALTRAGLTGAVNVGSGTPVAVRDVIGRVAAACGRPELVRLGERDTPAAEPPLLVADVTRLRDELGWRPRIDLGTGLDETVGWWRANRAA; encoded by the coding sequence ATGAACCGCCTGCTCATCACCGGCGCGACCGGTTTCATCGGCGCCCCGGCCGTCCGCGCCGCCCGCGGCCACTTCGAGGTCCACGCGACGGCACGCGCGCCCCGGGCGCCGGTCCCGGACGGCGTACGGTTCCACCGGTGCGACGTCCTGAACGCGGCCGAGGCCGAACAGCTTGTTGCGGACGTGCGGCCCACGCACCTGCTCCACCTCGCCTGGGTCGCGACCCCCGGCGTGTACTGGACGACGCCCGAGAACCACCGGTGGGCGGAGGCGTCGAAGCGGCTGCTGTCCGCGTTCGTCCGGAACGGCGGCCGGCGCGCGGTGGTGACCGGGTCGTGCGCCGAGTACGACTGGGCGGCCGCCGGTGCGTGCCGCGAGACCGACCCGCCCGCGCGGCCGCACACCACCTACGGGCGGTGCAAGCTCGCGTTCGGGCACTGGGCCGAAACGCTGGGCGCGGCACGGGGCGTGAACGTCGCGCGGGCGCGGCTGTTCTTCCTGTACGGGCCGCACGAGCACCCGGCGCGGCTGGTCCCGTCGGTCGCCCGGGCGCTGCTCGCGGGCGCGCCGGCGGCGTGCTCTGCCGGCACACAGGTGCGCGACTTCCTGCACGTGGACGACGCCGCCGACGCGCTCGTCGCGCTCACGCGGGCCGGGCTGACGGGCGCCGTGAACGTCGGGTCGGGAACGCCGGTCGCGGTCCGCGATGTGATCGGGCGGGTGGCCGCCGCGTGCGGGCGGCCCGAACTGGTCCGGCTGGGCGAGCGGGACACGCCCGCGGCCGAACCGCCGCTCCTGGTCGCCGATGTGACCCGGCTCCGCGACGAACTCGGGTGGCGGCCCCGGATCGACCTCGGCACCGGGCTGGACGAGACCGTGGGCTGGTGGAGGGCGAACCGTGCCGCGTGA
- a CDS encoding class I SAM-dependent methyltransferase codes for MPRETCPVCGSAGTEPFLSRTGVPVHQNLLFDAAASARAIARGDLEMRACGGCGFVFNAVFDPALVEYGPSYENSQNHSAAFNAHLDQLADHIVVGRGVSSGRIVEVGCGKGAFLHKLLGHPRSACDAIGFDPAYTGPLEAPGWRVRFVPDFYGPETAVPADAVVCRHVIEHIPDPLALLRTVRAGVGASGATRVFFETPCAEWILRNRVPWDFFYEHCSLFTAESLALALARAGFGVTDVRHIFGGQYLWAEGTAVWGGGPPPEARELKSGAHSCALARAFTAEEQNLRAAWSAMLEEAGARGPVFAWGAGAKGVTFCNLADPDGTRVAGVVDVNPAKQGKYLPGTGHPIAAPGAAAGAAAVLVFNPNYLAEVRDQLAALGSRAEVIDPMQEAVTCDS; via the coding sequence GTGCCGCGTGAGACCTGCCCAGTGTGCGGCTCGGCCGGCACCGAACCGTTCCTGTCCCGGACCGGCGTACCCGTTCACCAGAACCTGCTGTTCGACGCGGCCGCGTCCGCCCGCGCGATCGCGCGCGGCGACCTGGAGATGCGTGCGTGCGGCGGGTGCGGCTTCGTGTTCAACGCGGTGTTCGACCCGGCACTCGTGGAGTACGGGCCGAGCTACGAGAACAGCCAAAACCACTCCGCCGCGTTCAACGCGCACCTCGACCAACTGGCCGACCACATCGTCGTCGGGCGCGGGGTTTCGTCCGGACGCATCGTCGAGGTCGGGTGCGGGAAGGGCGCGTTCCTTCACAAGCTGCTCGGGCACCCGCGGAGCGCGTGCGACGCGATCGGGTTCGATCCCGCGTACACCGGCCCGCTGGAGGCGCCGGGCTGGCGGGTCCGGTTCGTTCCCGACTTCTACGGCCCGGAAACGGCGGTGCCTGCCGACGCGGTCGTGTGCCGGCACGTGATCGAGCACATACCGGACCCGCTGGCCCTGCTCCGCACCGTGCGGGCCGGCGTGGGCGCGTCGGGCGCGACCCGGGTGTTCTTCGAGACCCCGTGCGCCGAGTGGATCCTGCGGAACCGCGTGCCGTGGGACTTCTTCTACGAGCACTGCTCGCTGTTCACGGCGGAGAGCCTCGCGCTGGCGCTCGCGCGCGCCGGGTTCGGCGTCACCGACGTGCGGCACATCTTCGGCGGCCAGTACCTCTGGGCCGAAGGCACGGCGGTGTGGGGGGGCGGCCCTCCTCCCGAAGCGCGGGAGCTGAAGAGCGGAGCGCATTCGTGCGCGCTCGCCCGCGCGTTCACGGCCGAGGAACAGAACCTTCGCGCCGCGTGGAGCGCCATGCTCGAAGAGGCGGGCGCGCGGGGGCCGGTGTTCGCGTGGGGCGCGGGGGCGAAGGGCGTCACGTTCTGCAACCTCGCGGACCCGGACGGGACGCGGGTCGCCGGGGTGGTGGACGTGAACCCCGCCAAGCAGGGCAAGTACCTCCCCGGGACCGGGCACCCGATCGCCGCCCCCGGGGCCGCCGCCGGGGCCGCCGCGGTGCTGGTGTTCAACCCCAACTACCTCGCCGAGGTGCGGGACCAGCTCGCCGCCCTCGGGAGCCGCGCCGAGGTGATCGACCCGATGCAGGAGGCCGTGACATGCGACTCGTGA
- a CDS encoding cephalosporin hydroxylase family protein translates to MRLVIDTDARTVTAERGGAREEHPLDSAAAFDLITEHWVTVGWTQKYAYGFTWLGRPIIQLPEDMIRIQEVLHRVKPDVIVETGVAHGGSLIYYASLCKATDKGRVIGVDIEIRPHNRAAIEAHPLAGYITLIEGSSTAPETVAQVKGLIRPGERVLVLLDSNHSKAHVRAELDLYAELVSPGSYIVATDGIMGALAGRPGSQPGWEWDNPTEAAREFQAANPQFTLEENTFAFNEGKIARHVTYWPSAYLRRAA, encoded by the coding sequence ATGCGACTCGTGATCGACACCGACGCCCGGACCGTGACCGCCGAGCGCGGCGGGGCACGCGAGGAGCACCCGCTGGACTCGGCCGCGGCGTTCGACCTCATCACCGAGCACTGGGTCACCGTCGGTTGGACGCAGAAGTACGCCTACGGCTTCACCTGGCTCGGGCGCCCGATCATTCAACTGCCCGAGGACATGATCCGGATTCAGGAGGTGCTGCACCGGGTGAAGCCGGACGTGATCGTGGAAACCGGCGTCGCCCACGGCGGCTCACTCATCTACTACGCGAGCCTGTGCAAGGCGACCGATAAGGGGCGCGTGATCGGGGTGGACATCGAGATCCGGCCGCACAACCGGGCCGCGATCGAGGCGCACCCGCTGGCCGGTTACATCACGCTCATTGAGGGCAGCTCCACCGCCCCCGAAACGGTCGCGCAGGTGAAGGGCCTCATCCGCCCCGGCGAGCGGGTGCTGGTGCTGCTCGACTCGAACCACTCCAAGGCCCACGTCCGCGCCGAACTGGACCTGTACGCGGAGCTGGTCAGCCCCGGGTCGTACATCGTGGCGACCGACGGGATCATGGGCGCGCTGGCCGGGCGGCCCGGGTCGCAGCCCGGGTGGGAGTGGGACAACCCGACCGAAGCGGCCCGCGAGTTCCAGGCCGCCAACCCGCAGTTCACGCTCGAAGAGAACACGTTCGCGTTCAACGAGGGGAAGATCGCCCGGCACGTCACCTACTGGCCGTCGGCGTACCTGCGCCGGGCGGCGTGA
- a CDS encoding sulfatase-like hydrolase/transferase, with amino-acid sequence MLRAFAVLALGFFALPASAAGKPNVVLIVIDDLGQRDLGCYGSTFYKTPNIDRMAKDGVRFTDFYAACPVCSPTRASIMTGKYPQRVGITDWLPGRKDLPGQRLKRPELKNELALEEVTVAETLKGHGYVTAHIGKWHLGGKGFEPEKQGFDVNVAGDHTGTPLSYFAPFANKAGATMPGLEKAAPDEYLTDRLAAEAETFITANKDKPFFLYLPHYGVHTPLRAPQPLVDKYKTQAVHGRQSNPVYAAMVESMDAAVGRVLKRLDDLKLSDNTLVLFTSDNGGLATLEGMPFAPTINAPLREGKGYLYEGGVRVPLIAKWPGKVKPGTVMDQVACSIDFFDTILEATGATSAARRDGVSLVPAFGGEKLKPRALYWHYPHYANQGSRPGGAVRAGNYKLVEYYEDGRRELFDVAKDLSESRNLAADKPDVVKDLAAKLDAWRTDVGAKMPTPNPDYRPNPPDKDGAITLHARTALVTGTMLRFEPLPHKNTLGFWVNKDDSATFDFTVDKGGTFAVEVLQGCGRGSGGAEVELAVGAEKLTFTVKDTGGFQAFEARDVGTLKVAAAGRHTLTVKAKTKPGAAVMDLRQIVLRPAK; translated from the coding sequence GTGTTACGCGCGTTTGCGGTTCTGGCGCTCGGCTTCTTCGCGCTCCCGGCTTCGGCCGCGGGCAAACCCAACGTCGTGCTGATCGTGATCGACGACTTGGGGCAGCGGGATCTCGGCTGCTACGGCAGCACGTTCTACAAGACCCCCAACATCGACCGGATGGCCAAAGACGGCGTGCGGTTCACCGACTTCTACGCCGCGTGCCCGGTGTGCTCGCCCACCCGCGCGAGCATCATGACGGGCAAGTACCCGCAGCGCGTCGGCATCACCGACTGGCTCCCGGGGCGCAAGGACCTGCCCGGCCAGCGGCTCAAGCGGCCCGAACTGAAGAACGAACTCGCGCTCGAAGAAGTCACCGTCGCGGAGACGCTCAAAGGGCACGGGTACGTCACCGCGCACATCGGCAAATGGCACCTGGGCGGGAAAGGGTTCGAGCCCGAGAAGCAGGGCTTCGACGTGAACGTCGCCGGCGACCACACCGGCACCCCGCTGAGCTACTTCGCCCCCTTCGCGAATAAGGCCGGGGCGACGATGCCGGGGCTGGAGAAGGCCGCGCCCGACGAGTACCTCACGGACCGGCTGGCCGCGGAGGCCGAAACGTTCATCACCGCGAACAAGGACAAGCCGTTCTTCCTGTACCTGCCGCACTACGGCGTTCACACCCCTCTGCGGGCGCCGCAACCGCTGGTCGATAAGTACAAAACTCAGGCCGTCCACGGGCGGCAGAGCAACCCCGTGTACGCCGCGATGGTCGAGAGCATGGACGCCGCCGTCGGGCGGGTGCTCAAGCGGCTCGACGACCTGAAGCTGAGCGACAACACGCTGGTGCTCTTCACGAGCGACAACGGCGGCCTCGCGACCCTCGAAGGGATGCCGTTCGCACCGACGATCAACGCCCCGCTGCGCGAGGGGAAGGGGTACCTGTACGAGGGCGGCGTTCGCGTGCCGCTGATCGCGAAGTGGCCCGGCAAGGTCAAGCCCGGGACCGTTATGGATCAGGTCGCGTGCAGCATCGACTTCTTCGACACGATCCTCGAAGCGACGGGGGCGACGAGCGCGGCCCGGCGCGACGGCGTTTCGCTGGTGCCGGCGTTCGGCGGCGAGAAGTTGAAGCCGCGGGCACTGTACTGGCACTACCCGCACTACGCGAACCAGGGGAGCCGGCCCGGCGGGGCGGTTCGCGCGGGCAACTACAAGCTGGTGGAGTACTACGAGGACGGCCGGCGCGAGCTGTTCGACGTGGCGAAGGACCTGTCCGAGAGCCGCAACCTCGCCGCGGACAAGCCGGACGTGGTGAAGGACCTGGCCGCGAAGCTCGACGCCTGGCGCACGGACGTGGGCGCGAAGATGCCGACCCCGAACCCGGACTACCGGCCGAACCCGCCCGACAAGGACGGGGCGATCACGCTGCACGCACGCACCGCGCTCGTGACCGGCACGATGCTGCGGTTCGAGCCGCTTCCGCACAAGAACACGCTCGGGTTCTGGGTGAACAAGGACGACTCCGCGACGTTCGACTTCACGGTAGACAAGGGCGGCACGTTCGCCGTCGAGGTGCTCCAGGGGTGCGGGAGGGGGAGCGGCGGCGCGGAGGTGGAACTCGCCGTCGGGGCCGAGAAGCTCACCTTTACGGTCAAGGACACCGGCGGGTTCCAGGCGTTCGAGGCCCGCGACGTGGGCACGCTCAAGGTCGCGGCGGCCGGGCGGCACACGCTCACCGTGAAGGCGAAGACCAAGCCCGGGGCCGCGGTGATGGACCTGCGGCAGATCGTGCTGCGGCCCGCGAAGTAG
- a CDS encoding DUF1501 domain-containing protein, with the protein MNRRDFASLALAAMLHRDGYSSDAAWAPPDGKPHFAPKAKSVIWLFMNGGVSHMETFDPKPALTKFAGKTIKEGPVPDAQDPEKLKLARVTVVNDANGQQRNKLYPLQVGFRKYGRAGVAFSDWVPHIGSCVDDLAVIRSMWTTDDNHGAQTQFHTGRHMLDGEFPTLGAWAHYGLGTLNENLPQFVSMGSREYWNLKDGHYLGPAHDAVPVRVDPANPLDYGKPEVAVTAAEQKAGFTLSGKLNKLREKDYPNDPALDARIKSYELAFRMQKSLPELLDFSKETEETKKLYGIDRPETRPFGMQLLASRRLVERGVRFVQIQHGAGGAGVWDAHGGLKANHAKNCLAVDQPVGGLLKDLKRLGLLKETIVVFCTEFGRTPGSQGSDGRDHHIYGFSVWMAGGGLKGGVVHGATDEIGFHAVENRHYVTDVHATILHQLGLDSRKLEIPGRKRLDIDHGAVIKDIIA; encoded by the coding sequence ATGAACCGTCGCGATTTCGCCTCCCTCGCTCTCGCCGCGATGCTCCACCGCGACGGCTACTCCTCCGACGCGGCGTGGGCGCCGCCGGACGGGAAGCCCCACTTCGCCCCCAAGGCGAAGTCGGTGATCTGGCTGTTCATGAACGGCGGCGTCTCGCACATGGAGACGTTCGACCCGAAGCCGGCGCTCACCAAGTTCGCGGGCAAGACCATCAAGGAAGGCCCGGTGCCCGACGCGCAGGACCCCGAGAAGCTCAAACTCGCCCGGGTCACCGTGGTCAACGACGCGAACGGCCAGCAGCGGAACAAGCTGTACCCGCTCCAGGTGGGGTTCCGGAAGTACGGGCGGGCGGGCGTCGCGTTCAGCGACTGGGTGCCCCACATCGGCTCCTGCGTCGATGACCTGGCGGTGATCCGCTCGATGTGGACGACCGACGACAACCACGGCGCCCAGACGCAGTTCCACACCGGCCGCCACATGCTCGACGGCGAGTTCCCCACGCTCGGCGCCTGGGCGCATTACGGGCTCGGCACGCTGAACGAGAACCTGCCCCAGTTCGTGTCGATGGGCAGCCGCGAGTACTGGAACCTCAAGGACGGCCACTACCTCGGCCCGGCGCACGACGCCGTCCCGGTCCGCGTCGATCCGGCGAACCCGCTCGACTACGGCAAGCCCGAGGTGGCGGTGACCGCCGCCGAACAGAAGGCCGGCTTCACGCTGTCCGGGAAGCTCAACAAGTTGCGCGAGAAGGATTACCCGAACGACCCCGCCCTGGACGCCCGCATCAAGAGCTACGAGCTGGCGTTCCGAATGCAGAAGTCGCTGCCCGAACTGCTCGACTTCTCAAAGGAAACTGAGGAAACCAAGAAGCTCTACGGGATCGACCGGCCCGAGACGCGCCCCTTCGGGATGCAGTTGCTGGCGTCGCGGCGGCTGGTGGAGCGCGGCGTCCGGTTCGTCCAGATCCAGCACGGGGCCGGCGGCGCGGGCGTGTGGGACGCGCACGGCGGCCTCAAGGCGAACCACGCGAAGAACTGCCTCGCGGTCGATCAGCCGGTCGGCGGGCTGCTGAAGGACCTGAAGCGGCTCGGGCTGCTCAAAGAGACGATCGTGGTGTTCTGCACCGAGTTCGGCCGCACCCCCGGGTCGCAGGGGAGCGACGGCCGCGACCACCACATCTACGGGTTCAGCGTGTGGATGGCCGGCGGCGGCTTGAAAGGCGGGGTCGTTCACGGCGCGACGGACGAGATCGGATTCCACGCGGTCGAGAACCGGCACTACGTCACCGACGTTCACGCCACGATCCTACATCAACTCGGCCTCGACTCGCGGAAGCTCGAGATCCCGGGCCGCAAGCGCCTCGACATCGACCACGGGGCCGTCATCAAGGACATCATCGCGTAG
- a CDS encoding GxxExxY protein — translation MNTIKPWSSVFELCDIVRETGFAIHEYLRNGHLEKVYENALLHRLRKQGVAVVAQHPLSVRDEDGTVLGEFFADLFVENVLLVELKAVRHIVDEHAAQLLGYLRCSRVEHGLLINFGGPRYYIKKYILADALD, via the coding sequence ATGAACACGATAAAACCTTGGAGCAGCGTGTTCGAGCTGTGCGATATCGTCCGCGAAACAGGGTTCGCGATCCACGAGTACCTGCGGAACGGGCACCTTGAAAAGGTGTACGAGAACGCTCTCCTTCACCGGCTCCGGAAGCAAGGCGTTGCGGTCGTCGCTCAGCACCCGCTCTCGGTGCGTGACGAAGACGGTACCGTTCTGGGCGAATTCTTTGCAGACCTGTTCGTTGAAAACGTGCTTTTGGTCGAACTGAAGGCCGTTCGGCACATCGTCGATGAGCACGCCGCCCAACTTTTGGGATACCTCCGCTGCTCACGTGTCGAACACGGTTTACTGATCAACTTCGGTGGCCCGCGCTACTACATCAAGAAGTACATCCTGGCCGACGCTCTTGATTGA